In Phycisphaerae bacterium, the DNA window TGGTCGGGAGGAAACTGCCAGCCGGCGTCGCGAATCTCGACAAGGTGGTCGTACGCTTCCTGCGCCGCAGCCATTGCCTTGACGAACCCCGGCACGGGTACGACCTCGGGGAAATCGGCCGGGGCGGTGTCGAGTTGTTCCTGTCCCGCCGCTTCCAACTCGGCGACGCATTGATAGAGTCCGGGATAGTTTTCCGAAGTCCCCGCTTGCTGCATGAACACCACGCCCTGTTGCGGTGTCAGCCAGCCCAAGCCCACGGCGGCCGAGGCTGCGGCGGCGGGACCGCGATGCTTGCCGTGGTGGCAGTGCACGTACACCGGGCCGGGCAAATCGCGCACGACCCGGGCGATTTCCAACTGCCTTTCGTGGTCGATGCCGTGATAGCCCACGGGCAGATGGACGTAGCGCATGCCGTGTCGATGGGCCGCCTCGACGTCAGGGACGGCTCCATCCACGGTCACAATGGTGCGAACGCCCCGGCGTTCCAACTCCGCGAATCCTTCGTCTCCGTCAGGAGCCGAACCACTGATGAGCTTGGGCGTGATCTGGATGACGTTGTGGACGGCGTGAT includes these proteins:
- a CDS encoding cytochrome c, which gives rise to MGASSESHLQQADQAHHAVHNVIQITPKLISGSAPDGDEGFAELERRGVRTIVTVDGAVPDVEAAHRHGMRYVHLPVGYHGIDHERQLEIARVVRDLPGPVYVHCHHGKHRGPAAAASAAVGLGWLTPQQGVVFMQQAGTSENYPGLYQCVAELEAAGQEQLDTAPADFPEVVPVPGFVKAMAAAQEAYDHLVEIRDAGWQFPPDHPDLVPEAEARQLARLLGGLLDDPEREIHPPDFAEMLGKAGAAAKALEGSVIAGAPVAERTRLLRVVHESCKACHRTYRDRR